The DNA sequence TAAAGCCTGAAAGCGTAAGTGAGTATATTTATTTTATTGAAAAAGGGGCGGCAAGAGTTTTTTACTATAAAGACGAGAAAGATATAACAGATGGTTTTAAAGGGGAAAAAACACTTGTGGCTTCTGTATTTAGTTTTATACGTCAAAAGCCTGACAAAAGGGGAATTGAGCTTTTGGAGGATAGTGTTTTATGGAAAATGAACTATAAAGATCTGGAAGAGCTGACGGGTAAGTTTCCTGATCTCCAATATTTGTACAGAATGATCATGAGCAGCTTATTAATTACGACCCAAAACAGGCTTGACCGGATGCTTTTTCAAACTGCAGAGGAACGGTATTCTGATTTTGTAAAATCCCATCCAAGAGCGAATGAACTTTTAACACTGGGAATGATTGCATCGTTTTTGGGAATTACCCAAGAAACATTGAGCAGAATACGATCAAAAAATAGGTAGAACAGAATAGAAAGAAAATAGATTGTTATTTTCTTTCATATTTCCAATTTCTTGCTTTCCCTTCCGCAATCCATTCCAATGCCTGGTCCATTCTTTTATTTCTGGTAGCTTCAGTTTTCGCTTCAGCGATCCAAAGGCTATATTCTTTTCTAAAAGAGGGAGAAGATTTCTGGAAAACGTCAAGTGCTTTTTTATTGCTATAAAAGCCTTTTGAAAATCCTCAGGAACGGGTGTTTCTGTTTTGGAGACGGGAGCTTTTTTGATCTTGACGCCCATGTCAGTAAGATCCATGGCTTCTTTAATTGCTTTTTTCAGTTGTGCTTTTGATGGAAGATCTTCGATTTTTGTTATTTTGCCCAAACTGAACATTGAATTTTTCTCGATGTCTTCCGTAATCTGCTGCATGGTTTTCATTTCTTTTTCCAGCCAGAAACCAAAAGTGCAATGCTGTTTGAAGGAAGCCATCGCACATAGATTTTTTCCTTTGTACAGGAAGTGAGGAAAACTCCACTTCATGGTTTCTTCTGCATCGGGACAAAACTCATGAACGGTTTCACGAATGTAATGTAAAACAGGTTTTGCGAAATCCTGAGATTTTTCGATATATTCATCAATTTTACTGCTGTGTTTTTCCATGATCCTATTTGAATAAATTAACGGTTTCATTTACAAGGAATTTTACCTGATCAGGTCTTCCTCTGTCATTTTTAGGGGAGTTTTCATAGCTTCCTGTTCTTACAATAACCATATTATGATCAGGAACCATAATGATATACTGACCTTGAAGTCCGAGAAAATAATAATGTTTAACAGGATTGTCATGATTAATCCATAGCCCCATTCCATAAATCTTTGCTGACTTTTCTGTGGGGGTTCTCATTTGCTCGATAAAATCAGAATTAAGAACCTGGACTCCGTCCACTTTACCATCATCCAAGAACAGTTGCCCCAGTTTAGCAAAATCTCTGGAGTTGGAGTGTATGCAACAGTATGTTTTTTCCATTCCGCTTTCATCAACGCTCCATTCTGCATTTTGTTCCATGCCGAGGGGAATCCAGAATTTTTCAGATAAGTAACTTGCTAATGTCTGCCCAATCATTTCTCTTACGGCAAAACCGAGTAATTGTGTTGAGCCACTTTGATACTCAAATCTGGTTCCCGGTTCTGTTTTAAATCTTTTCGAAAAAGTTGCTTTAATTAAGCTTCTTCCATAATAAGCTTTAGCGTTAGGGCGGAAGGGGTTTTTATAATCCTCGTCCCAGTCTAAGCCGGCTTCCATTTGTGCCAGATTTTTTAAAGTAAGGAGATGTCCAAGTTCTCTTTCTTTAAATGCCTCAAAAATATCAGAAAATTTTCCATCTATTGATTTTATTTTACCCTCTTCCAAAGCTTTTCCCAAAAGCATTACAGTGACAGCTTTAGCCATGGAAAAAGAGTTGGTTTTAGATAGCTGATCATATCCGTTCCAATATTGTTCATGCATCAGCTTCCCATTTTTAATCACCAAAAAAGAGGCTGTATTTGAATGGGTGAGATCATCAACGATATTTTTAGGTAGTTCTATTTTATTGTATAAAGCATCTTCTTCCCAAAGCTTTGGAGATTCTGTAGAAATGATGTGACTGGGAAAGAGTTTGCCATCATCAATATTAGCGCTTGATTTGCCCTTCAAATAAGTTTTAGCAATCCCGCTGAATAAATAATCATATCCCAAAAAGTAGGAGAGTGCTACTGTGGCAGCTGCTCCGCCAATAAAATATTTTAGCATTTGTTTATATGTGTCTTAAACAAATTTAAAATAATTTGTTCCAAAATAATGAATTAAGATTTAGAAAATAAAAAAGCCTTGAAAAATCAAGGCTCTTATTCTATATTTTTGAAAGTAAATTTCTAAAGTTGGTTTTCTCATCAATAATCCTTCTCAATTCAGATACCGGAACTCTTTCCTGCTGCATGGTGTCCCTGTCTCTGATCGTTACCGTATGATCAGTAAGAGAATCGTGATCTATGGTAATACAGTAAGGTGTACCGATTGCATCCTGTCTTCTGTATCGTTTTCCGATGGCATCTTTCTCTTCGTAAAATAAATTGAAATCATACTTCAGGTCATTGAAGATATTTTCTGCATATTCCGCTAAACCATCTCTTTTCATTAAAGGAAGGATAGCAGCTTTAATTGGTGCCAAAGCTGGAGGTAAAGATAAAACTGTTCTTTCTGAACCGTCCTCCAATACTTCATCTCTTAAACAATGAGAGAAGATTGAAAGGAATAACCTGTCTAAACCTACAGAAGTTTCTACAACATAAGGAACGTAGTTTTCATTTCTTTCAGGATCGAAGA is a window from the Chryseobacterium sp. T16E-39 genome containing:
- a CDS encoding Crp/Fnr family transcriptional regulator; protein product: MLNIFNAIHRDINLMIDESKMNTVKPSLESMMAVFAKITKDELPRNSILVKPESVSEYIYFIEKGAARVFYYKDEKDITDGFKGEKTLVASVFSFIRQKPDKRGIELLEDSVLWKMNYKDLEELTGKFPDLQYLYRMIMSSLLITTQNRLDRMLFQTAEERYSDFVKSHPRANELLTLGMIASFLGITQETLSRIRSKNR
- a CDS encoding serine hydrolase domain-containing protein encodes the protein MLKYFIGGAAATVALSYFLGYDYLFSGIAKTYLKGKSSANIDDGKLFPSHIISTESPKLWEEDALYNKIELPKNIVDDLTHSNTASFLVIKNGKLMHEQYWNGYDQLSKTNSFSMAKAVTVMLLGKALEEGKIKSIDGKFSDIFEAFKERELGHLLTLKNLAQMEAGLDWDEDYKNPFRPNAKAYYGRSLIKATFSKRFKTEPGTRFEYQSGSTQLLGFAVREMIGQTLASYLSEKFWIPLGMEQNAEWSVDESGMEKTYCCIHSNSRDFAKLGQLFLDDGKVDGVQVLNSDFIEQMRTPTEKSAKIYGMGLWINHDNPVKHYYFLGLQGQYIIMVPDHNMVIVRTGSYENSPKNDRGRPDQVKFLVNETVNLFK